One window from the genome of Pyrobaculum ferrireducens encodes:
- a CDS encoding ribonuclease P protein subunit — protein sequence MPARCVDLLGREVATYKCPYRVRGVVVGETYNTFLVFARGRVVTVPKALCHFFVYGDNVLVNGMYLVGYRDKRLFDCGLR from the coding sequence GTGCCTGCTCGTTGCGTGGATTTGCTGGGGAGGGAGGTCGCCACCTACAAGTGTCCCTATCGGGTTAGGGGGGTGGTTGTCGGCGAGACCTACAACACGTTCCTCGTCTTCGCCCGCGGCCGTGTGGTCACCGTTCCGAAGGCTCTCTGCCACTTTTTTGTCTATGGGGATAATGTCTTGGTAAACGGGATGTATCTAGTCGGCTACCGCGACAAGAGGCTTTTCGACTGCGGGCTCCGCTAG
- the rpmC gene encoding 50S ribosomal protein L29 has translation MSSEKKLKPSVLREMKPEERRELLNQLRAELVRLETQRARGFVEKPGRIRQVRRAIARILTIERELRK, from the coding sequence ATGTCGTCTGAGAAGAAGCTTAAGCCCAGCGTGCTTAGGGAGATGAAGCCCGAGGAGCGGAGGGAGCTTCTCAACCAGCTCAGGGCTGAGCTGGTGAGGCTGGAGACGCAACGGGCCCGGGGCTTCGTGGAGAAGCCTGGAAGGATTAGACAGGTTCGGCGGGCTATTGCGAGGATTTTGACTATTGAGAGGGAGTTGAGGAAGTAG
- a CDS encoding 30S ribosomal protein S3, with translation MSAQQRRLPVYKKILEENKKKWMIKEFLEYRLSRYGYIDSEILKTPLGTRIVIYAERPSRIIGRKGAIVKEISNILTTKLGVENPQIDVIDVSKIEAPEMFPKVVAYRIANAMAKGVRFRRVMFVAIRQLMEAGAKGFEIVVSGKLSTERARFEKQTYGKLYKIGYDARNRVRRAVIHILLKPGIYGIEVRIAPATLQYSDEYKIKPPIRPEAAQQQA, from the coding sequence ATGTCTGCCCAGCAGAGGAGGTTGCCTGTCTACAAGAAGATTCTTGAGGAGAATAAGAAGAAGTGGATGATTAAGGAGTTTCTGGAGTATAGGCTTAGCAGGTACGGCTATATCGATTCTGAGATTTTGAAGACGCCGCTGGGGACTCGTATAGTGATATACGCGGAGAGGCCTTCTAGAATTATTGGGAGGAAGGGGGCTATCGTCAAGGAGATTAGTAACATACTTACGACGAAGCTCGGCGTCGAGAATCCGCAGATTGACGTGATAGATGTGTCTAAGATCGAGGCGCCTGAGATGTTCCCCAAGGTCGTGGCGTACCGCATTGCCAACGCCATGGCTAAAGGCGTGAGGTTTAGGAGGGTTATGTTTGTGGCTATTAGACAGCTCATGGAGGCGGGGGCCAAGGGCTTCGAGATTGTGGTAAGCGGCAAGCTCTCCACCGAGAGGGCGCGGTTTGAGAAGCAGACCTACGGCAAGCTGTACAAAATCGGCTACGACGCGAGGAACAGGGTTAGGAGAGCGGTGATCCACATATTGCTCAAGCCCGGCATCTACGGGATTGAGGTTAGGATTGCGCCAGCCACGCTCCAGTACTCCGACGAGTATAAAATTAAGCCGCCGATCAGACCCGAGGCGGCTCAGCAACAGGCCTAG